A single region of the Austwickia chelonae genome encodes:
- the idi gene encoding isopentenyl-diphosphate Delta-isomerase — translation MNREETPDQVVLIGTDGRPIGTADRTTVHGTDTPLHLAFSVYLLDQDDRLLMTRRALTKRTWPGVWSNSCCGHPRPGETVPDAVARRTLEETGLNIDRLTCLLPEFTYRAVDAGGIVEHELCPVFVGQARGDLHLAPDEVMDAAWIDLPEAHTTARSAPFTLSPWCVQQLTLLDPGTMLAPLELDGPPHRDRPSPETAR, via the coding sequence ATGAACCGAGAAGAAACCCCCGACCAGGTGGTACTGATCGGAACGGACGGACGACCGATCGGCACCGCCGACCGGACAACCGTCCACGGCACCGACACACCCCTGCATCTCGCCTTCAGCGTGTACCTCCTCGACCAGGACGACCGCCTCCTGATGACCCGACGCGCGCTCACCAAACGCACGTGGCCCGGAGTGTGGTCGAACAGCTGCTGCGGACACCCCCGCCCCGGGGAGACCGTCCCCGACGCCGTCGCCCGCCGCACCCTCGAGGAAACCGGGCTGAACATCGACCGGCTGACCTGCCTGCTCCCCGAATTCACCTACCGAGCCGTCGACGCCGGAGGCATCGTCGAACACGAACTGTGCCCGGTCTTCGTCGGCCAGGCCCGTGGCGACCTCCACCTCGCACCCGACGAAGTCATGGACGCCGCCTGGATCGACCTCCCAGAAGCCCACACCACGGCACGCTCAGCCCCCTTCACCTTGAGCCCGTGGTGCGTTCAACAGCTCACCCTCCTCGACCCCGGGACGATGCTGGCACCCCTCGAACTGGACGGCCCGCCACACCGCGACCGGCCATCCCCGGAGACGGCCAGATGA
- a CDS encoding pyridoxamine 5'-phosphate oxidase family protein yields the protein MSDHDIQKIAAMIKDLRTAMLTSVDPSGKLLARPMSTQDVEFDGDLWFIAERDSEQTRAITANPQVNVSYTGKGTWVSVSGRARVLEDPTKLHEYWNTFTDLFMEGGPDNPNNILLHIEADSAEYWGGNDNGTGGRIGQLMHIVRSAVTGRRTEGRNDTVDLP from the coding sequence ATGTCCGACCACGACATCCAGAAGATCGCCGCGATGATCAAAGACCTCAGAACCGCGATGCTCACCAGCGTCGACCCCAGCGGGAAACTCCTCGCCCGACCCATGTCGACCCAAGACGTCGAATTCGACGGCGACCTGTGGTTCATCGCCGAACGCGACTCCGAGCAGACCCGAGCCATCACCGCCAACCCCCAGGTCAACGTGTCCTACACCGGCAAAGGAACCTGGGTGAGCGTCTCCGGCCGCGCCCGCGTCCTCGAAGACCCCACCAAACTCCACGAGTACTGGAACACCTTCACCGACCTCTTCATGGAAGGCGGCCCCGACAACCCGAACAACATCCTGCTCCACATCGAAGCCGACTCCGCCGAATACTGGGGCGGCAATGACAACGGCACCGGCGGCCGCATCGGCCAACTCATGCACATCGTCCGCAGTGCCGTCACCGGGCGCCGCACCGAAGGCCGCAATGACACCGTCGACCTGCCCTAA
- a CDS encoding MarR family winged helix-turn-helix transcriptional regulator, producing the protein MQVGQAGRGDGGSSAQGITESMRALSMETMRYVDDVARVLGHHRSDVAALGALIEADRRGVEVTPSELAHEMSLSLAAVTALVDRLERAGHLCRRRHVDDGRKVVLELTDRARETSRFMFLPLAERMCAQLAGYSAEELDVVARALADLLVAAESARPPSVEVTGSGTAVGVGTGAGGSHG; encoded by the coding sequence GTGCAGGTCGGGCAGGCGGGTCGAGGCGACGGCGGGTCGTCGGCTCAGGGGATCACCGAATCGATGCGGGCGCTCTCCATGGAGACGATGCGTTATGTCGACGATGTGGCTCGTGTGCTGGGTCATCACCGCAGCGATGTCGCTGCTCTCGGGGCGCTGATCGAGGCCGACCGTCGGGGTGTCGAGGTGACTCCGAGCGAGTTGGCTCACGAGATGAGTTTGTCGTTGGCGGCGGTCACGGCCTTGGTGGACCGGTTGGAGCGGGCAGGGCATCTGTGTCGTCGCCGTCATGTCGATGACGGGCGGAAGGTCGTTCTGGAGTTGACCGATCGTGCCCGGGAGACCAGCCGGTTCATGTTCCTCCCGTTGGCCGAGCGGATGTGTGCGCAGTTGGCGGGTTATTCGGCTGAGGAGCTGGATGTGGTGGCGCGTGCGCTGGCTGATCTGTTGGTGGCGGCGGAGTCGGCGCGTCCTCCGTCGGTCGAGGTCACCGGTTCCGGTACTGCTGTCGGGGTCGGTACCGGAGCCGGTGGCTCGCACGGTTAG
- a CDS encoding TetR/AcrR family transcriptional regulator, whose amino-acid sequence MTTSPEPGTLGERRKRPGYDGESILAVAVEVFNRHGYEGTSMGVLAENLGISKAGIYYHVSSKEDLLQRACDRALCSLETAFEEEVSTSGTARERLEAVVRRAVHVLHDELPYVTLLLRVRGNTEVERDALERRRRFDLRFAALVEAARAEGALRGDADALLITRFVYGTVNSLVEWYRPDGDHDVDAVADALVAMVFQGLDARDGRDAPQAGLRGGSGVD is encoded by the coding sequence GTGACCACGAGCCCCGAACCCGGCACCCTGGGTGAGCGACGCAAACGTCCTGGCTACGACGGTGAGTCGATCCTCGCCGTCGCTGTAGAAGTCTTCAACCGGCACGGGTACGAAGGCACCTCGATGGGGGTGCTCGCAGAAAATCTCGGCATCTCCAAAGCAGGGATCTATTACCACGTGAGCAGCAAGGAGGATCTGCTGCAACGAGCCTGCGACCGGGCCCTGTGCTCTTTGGAAACAGCCTTCGAGGAAGAGGTCTCCACCTCCGGGACGGCCCGGGAACGGCTCGAAGCAGTGGTGCGTCGCGCAGTCCACGTCCTGCACGACGAACTTCCCTATGTGACCTTGCTGCTCCGGGTTCGGGGGAACACCGAGGTCGAGCGGGACGCTCTGGAGCGACGCCGTCGGTTCGACCTGAGGTTCGCGGCGCTGGTCGAGGCTGCACGGGCCGAGGGCGCGCTGCGGGGCGATGCTGACGCCCTGCTGATCACTCGTTTCGTGTACGGGACGGTGAACTCTCTGGTGGAGTGGTATCGGCCGGACGGTGACCATGATGTCGATGCGGTGGCGGACGCCCTGGTCGCCATGGTCTTCCAGGGCTTGGACGCCCGGGACGGCCGGGATGCACCCCAGGCTGGGCTGCGTGGCGGGTCCGGCGTCGACTGA
- a CDS encoding CPBP family intramembrane glutamic endopeptidase, whose protein sequence is MSLYRRAGAPARELRRFLIAALHESVPRNHLEDNRLRRRGVAMATLVAAIALVAHSLRIPAGDPRFYPATLALAGTYTIGALASGRLHLGRAHRRRQGIGYPVTQSLALGTLLLGIFLAGAGVVAQIPVLRDPIEELLDHARTGSLPLVLAITVVNGIAEELFYRGALYPAVSGKYALAVTAAVYTVVTAAAGIPLLAFAAAALGLVVGLQRRVTGGVLGPIITHLTWSVGMLFLLPPTLALFGGGG, encoded by the coding sequence ATGAGCCTGTACAGACGGGCAGGAGCACCCGCCCGGGAGCTACGACGCTTCCTCATCGCAGCACTCCACGAATCAGTCCCTCGGAACCATCTGGAAGACAACAGACTCCGCCGCAGAGGAGTCGCCATGGCCACCCTGGTCGCCGCCATCGCCCTCGTCGCACACTCCCTACGCATCCCCGCCGGCGACCCACGCTTCTACCCGGCCACCCTGGCACTCGCCGGCACCTACACCATCGGCGCCCTCGCCTCAGGGCGACTCCACCTGGGCCGGGCACACCGACGCCGGCAAGGCATCGGATACCCGGTGACCCAATCGTTGGCCCTGGGAACGCTGCTGCTGGGAATTTTCCTCGCCGGAGCAGGCGTCGTCGCCCAGATCCCCGTGCTCCGCGACCCCATCGAAGAACTACTCGACCACGCCAGAACCGGATCACTACCACTGGTACTGGCGATCACCGTCGTCAACGGCATCGCCGAGGAACTCTTCTACCGAGGCGCCCTGTACCCCGCCGTGAGCGGAAAATACGCGCTCGCGGTCACTGCGGCCGTCTACACGGTGGTCACTGCGGCTGCAGGTATCCCGCTGCTGGCTTTCGCCGCTGCCGCGTTAGGGCTCGTCGTCGGCTTGCAGCGGCGAGTCACCGGGGGAGTCCTCGGCCCGATCATCACCCACCTGACCTGGTCGGTGGGCATGCTCTTCCTTCTGCCACCGACGCTCGCACTCTTCGGGGGCGGAGGGTGA